A portion of the Malania oleifera isolate guangnan ecotype guangnan chromosome 3, ASM2987363v1, whole genome shotgun sequence genome contains these proteins:
- the LOC131150670 gene encoding peptidyl-prolyl cis-trans isomerase CYP95 isoform X2: protein MAVADRDSCGSQFIVTFKANHHLDRKYVTFGKLVQGHEVLRKIESVGDEEGKPGVTVKIINSGEFHEDKKKVNKLKMGKDASDDANSYELRRRGKLKKSSRDRRKKRKRYYTSESDTSSDTETESTESDSDSDSYDSSSSYISSSSDDRRKKRKRSSRRDKYKRGKKRDKRRDKKRRRREKKSKRRSKRSSDSLTDTSESKTESSSEDDDNDVQGSDRKPKNPSQITARNRSPSLGEKEAASINRKKGAMTDMFEKEGELPKENGEQRSNGIEAHNKSDNSADRQPDVVDDHPGKSRSRSMSPKRTMSKSMSISPRRSLSKSPSVSPRSVSRSISRSPPRVSQRTRSLSRSPVRSGSSRSPAKSVSQSPVRGKRERSISRSSLRSRPGRSISGSPRRSLPQRSLSRSPPRALSRKSVSRSPVRVSRKSVSRSPVRSSRRSISRSSGKAPSRRSISRSPVRAPSRNNRRSYSRSPAGPGRRTRSPLSDRGRSLSRSLSPDESPKRIRRGRGFSQRYSYARRYRTPSPDHSPVRSYRYGGRGDRDRYSSYRRYSDRSPRRYRTPPRGRTPPRYRGRRSRSRSPSVSPSPVRYRRRSHSRRYSRSPIRSRSPVEASRYRASPRERRRSLSRSRSPSGSRSSLDSQTPRHGSKDRSRSPSVSPPGKKGLVSYGDGSPDSGQR from the exons ATGGCAGTTGCTGATCGTGATTCTTGTGGTTCTCAGTTCATTGTCACCTTCAAGGCTAATCATCATCTTGACAG GAAGTATGTAACATTCGGAAAACTGGTGCAAGGGCATGAAGTTTTGAGAAAGATAGAAAGTGTGGGTGATGAAGAAGGAAAACCAGGGGTAACTGTGAAAATTATCAACTCTGGTGAATTTCACGAGG ACAAAAAGAAGGTTAATAAGTTGAAAATGGGGAAAGATGCTTCTGATGATGCTAATAGTTATGAACTTCGGCGGAGGGGAAAGCTCAAGAAATCTTCTAGAGATAGAAGGAAAAAGAGGAAAAGATATTATACTTCTGAATCAGATACTTCATCTGATACTGAGACGGAATCAACTGAATCTGATAGTGATTCAGACTCTTATGATTCATCGTCATCTTACATTAGTTCTTCAAGTGATGACAGGCGTAAGAAGCGGAAGAGATCATCTAGAAGAGACAAATACAAACGTGGGAAGAAAAGAGATAAGCGGCGTGACAAAAAGCGCAGGAGGCGCGAGAAAAAATCGAAGCGCCGATCAAAAAG GTCATCTGATAGTCTTACTGATACGAGTGAGAGTAAAACAGAAAGCAGCTCTGAGGATGATGACAATGATGTCCAAGGGTCTGATCGGAAGCCTAAAAACCCTTCTCAGATTACTg CCAGGAATCGATCTCCATCGCTGGGAGAGAAAGAAGCTGCTTCCATTAATCGGAAAAAGGGTGCAATGACTGATATGTTTGAAAAGGAGGGTGAACTTCCAAAGGAAAATGGAGAGCAGCGGAGCAATGGGATTGAAGCACACAATAAGTCGGACAATAGTGCAGATAGACAACCTGATGTAGTTGATGATCACCCAGGCAAATCTAG GAGCCGGAGCATGAGTCCTAAAAGGACAATGAGTAAGAGTATGAGTATTAGTCCCAGGAGGAGTCTGAGCAAGAGTCCAAGCGTGAGCCCGAGGAGTGTGAGCAGGAGTATCAGTAGAAGCCCACCACGGGTCTCCCAGAGAACCAGGAGTCTAAGTAGAAGTCCAGTTAGAAGTGGCAGCAGCAGGAGCCCAGCCAAAAGTGTCAGCCAAAGTCCTGTGAGAGGCAAAAGGGAACGAAGCATCAGCAGGAGCTCATTGAGATCCCGGCCAGGAAGGAGTATTAGTGGGAGTCCAAGAAGGTCACTGCCTCAAAGAAGCCTTAGTAGGAGCCCTCCTAGAGCCCTATCACGAAAATCAGTTAGCCGAAGTCCAGTGAGGGTTTCAAGAAAAAGTGTAAGCCGAAGCCCAGTTAGGTCTTCTCGGAGGAGCATAAGCAGAAGCTCAGGTAAGGCTCCTTCAAGGAGGAGCATTAGTCGAAGTCCTGTTAGGGCACCCAGCAGGAATAACCGTCGTAGCTATTCAAGAAGTCCTGCCGGCCCAGGACGTAGAACTAGGTCTCCCCTTTCTGATCGTGGACGTAGCCTGTCTAGGAGTCTTTCACCTGATGAGTCGCCGAAGCGCATTAGAAGAGGTCGAGGTTTCAGTCAGCGATACTCTTATGCTCGAAGGTACAGGACCCCATCTCCGGATCACTCACCTGTGAGGTCATACCGTTATGGCGGCAGAGGTGATCGTGATAG GTATTCAAGCTACAGGAGGTACTCTGATCGTTCCCCAAGGCGTTACAGAACCCCGCCAAGGGGGAGAACCCCTCCAAG ATACAGAGGCCGAAGAAGCAGGTCACGTAGTCCAAGTGTTTCACCCAGTCCAGTGCGTTACCGTCGCCGCAGCCACAGCCGCCGTTATAGCCGCAGTCCTATTCGCAGCCGTTCCCCTGTTGAGGCATCCAGATATCGTGCTTCCCCACGTGAGAGGCGAAGGTCTTTATCTAGGAGCAGGAGCCCATCGGGATCAAGGTCCTCACTGGACTCCCAAACCCCCAGACATGGAAGCAAAGACAGATCAAGGTCACCGTCGGTGAGCCCTCCTGGAAAGAAGGGCCTTGTCTCTTATGGTGATGGCTCTCCAGATTCTGGCCAAAGGTAG